The segment GCGTCGTTGACCAGGTAGCGCGTCGCGAAGTTGTCCGTGCCGTCGAGGATGAGGTCGTAGTCGGCGAAGACCTCGAGGGCATTGGAGCTGTCCAGTTGTTCCTCGTGCAGCAGCACGTTCACGAAGGGGTTGATCTCGAGGATGCTCTCCTTGGCGGAGACGGCCTTGGGCTTGCCGACATCACTCTGTCCGTGGATGACCTGGCGCTGGAGGTTGGATTCGTCGACCACGTCGAAGTCGATGATTCCCAGCGTTCCCACACCCGCGGCGGCGAGGTACAGCAGCGCTGGAGAACCCAAGCCTCCGGCGCCAACGACCAGCACCTTGGCGTTCTTCAGCCGCTTCTGCCCGTCCATCCCCACTTCCGGGATGATCACGTGGCGAGAGTAACGGCGCACCTCGTCGACAGTCAGCTCTTCGGCCGGCTCGACCAGCGGCGGCAGCGACACAGCGGCTCCTAGTATTACTGAATCGAGGGACTTTCCCACGTTAGGGCATCTTCTCTAGCTCCCTACACATTTCCCAACCACATGAGTAGGGTTCGCATTCCCACGGGTTAACGTCCTCTACGGCGCGGTATGAAGATCGTGGAGCGTCTTCGTTCGCCAAGGGCAGGGGGTCGACGATGACGAACGCGCGCGGCACGAACGACCGCAACAACGGATCCTCGGATGACGCCGACCGCGCTGACGTGGTCGAGCAACAGACGGAACTGGACGACACCGAGGAGCGGGAGCCCCGACCGGAGCCCGACGACGCCCGTAGTCGGGGTGAGGCGACCGAGGCGGACACGGTGGAGCAGTTACGGGAGGTCCGGTCCGACGAGGAGGACTACCGCTGACGCCGCCCCCTCCCGCCCACCAGCGCCGACGGGGCAATCTCCGCCAAGTAGGATGGTGCGGGCACCGCGGGATGTGCACCGGCGCACCGTCCCGACAATCAGCGATCGCGAGCACTGGGAGGGACGCACGAAGTGGCGACTCCTTCGGACACCCGCCCTCGGGGGACGCGTCTGCCACGGACGGCGCGCCGCCGACAACTGTTGGCGGCGGCACAGGAGGTCTTCGTCGCGCGGGGATACCACGCGGCGGCCATGGACGAGATCGCCGAGTCCGCGGGCGTCAGCAAGCCCGTGCTCTACCAGCACTTCCCCGGGAAGCTGGACCTGTACCTGGCGCTCCTGGAGGAGCACTCCGAGGCCCTCGTGCAGACGCAGCGTGCGGCGCTTGAGTCCACCGAGGACAACCGGCAACGCGTCGCGGCCAGCTTCCAGGCGTACTTCGACTTCGTCGCCGGCGAGGGCAAGGCCTACCGTCTGGTCTTCGAGTCCGACCTGGGCAACCTCCCACAGGTGCGGGAGAAGGTCGACGAGACGACGGACCAGTGCGTCCGGCTCATCGGCGAGGTCATTCGTCAGGACACGAGCATCTCGGAGTCCGAGGCGAACCTGCTGAGTATCGGCCTGCTCGGGATGGCCCAGACCAGCGCACGGTACTGGTTGAACCACTACGGCACCATCCCCAAGGAGGACGCGGGCCAGCTCATCGCGCGGCTCGCCTGGCGTGGCCTCAGTGGCTGGGACCTCACCCGCGCGTAGCCGCCGCGCACCGCTCGGCACGTCCCATCAAGCCACAGCGACGCGCGCTCACGCGTGACCGTCCTCCGCCGTACCCAGATCACGTCCCGGCGGAATTCTCGCCGACACGCCACCATATGCACCCATAGTGGCTAATTCATTACTCTTCGGAGATTTGTTGCCCTGTTCCCCGGGTATCGGCCGGTTACCAGGCAATTCGTATCGGGGGAGATCACTATGGGTATCGGCCAAGGGTTAGCGGACGCCTGGAGTACCGTGGTGTCCGCGGCCCCCATGGTCATCGGGTTCCTCGTCATCCTGATCCTTGGTTGGATCATCGCCTACTTCATTGGCAAGTTGCTGGGACGGCTACTGGCCAAGGTGGGGTTGGATCGCGCGGTGGACCGGACGCCGGTCGGGGAGTACTTCCGCCGTGGCAAATACAGCGCCAGTGCGCTCATCGGCAGGATCGTCTATTACACGTTGGTGCTGGTCACCCTGACGTTGGCCTTCAACGTCTTCGGTGCGGGCAACCCGGTGTCGCAACTGCTGAACTCGGTCGTGGCCTGGATTCCACACGCGTTCGTGGCACTCGTGATCGTGGTTGTCGCCGTGGCGTTGGCGAAGATGGCGCGCGACCTGATCGCCGGAGCTCTCGGTGGCCTCAGCTACGGGCGCTTCCTGGCCACATTGGCGTGGGTCTTCATCGTCGCCCTCGGCGCGATCGCCGCGCTGAACCAGATCGGGGTGGCGACCGCAGTGACACAACCGGTGCTGATCGCCGTACTCGCGACCGTCGGCGGCATCCTCGTGGTGGGCGTGGGCGGTGGCCTCATCCGCCCGATGCAGCAGCGGTGGACCGGATGGCTGAACACGCTCGAACGCGAAACCGGGCGTGCCACTGACAGCTCGGCCTACGAGCGAGGCAGGTCGGACGCGATGCGCGGCGAGGAAGAGGCTCCCCGACACGCACAGGCGTCGGAGTCGACCGGGTCCGAGGAGCACCCCGAGCCCGCGGGGCACTCGGGGACGTCAG is part of the Spiractinospora alimapuensis genome and harbors:
- a CDS encoding TetR/AcrR family transcriptional regulator, with amino-acid sequence MATPSDTRPRGTRLPRTARRRQLLAAAQEVFVARGYHAAAMDEIAESAGVSKPVLYQHFPGKLDLYLALLEEHSEALVQTQRAALESTEDNRQRVAASFQAYFDFVAGEGKAYRLVFESDLGNLPQVREKVDETTDQCVRLIGEVIRQDTSISESEANLLSIGLLGMAQTSARYWLNHYGTIPKEDAGQLIARLAWRGLSGWDLTRA
- a CDS encoding mechanosensitive ion channel family protein, translated to MGIGQGLADAWSTVVSAAPMVIGFLVILILGWIIAYFIGKLLGRLLAKVGLDRAVDRTPVGEYFRRGKYSASALIGRIVYYTLVLVTLTLAFNVFGAGNPVSQLLNSVVAWIPHAFVALVIVVVAVALAKMARDLIAGALGGLSYGRFLATLAWVFIVALGAIAALNQIGVATAVTQPVLIAVLATVGGILVVGVGGGLIRPMQQRWTGWLNTLERETGRATDSSAYERGRSDAMRGEEEAPRHAQASESTGSEEHPEPAGHSGTSASASGSTSTQGPEQTPPRNPM